The proteins below come from a single Ruegeria sp. SCSIO 43209 genomic window:
- a CDS encoding AMP nucleosidase, with protein MTTIRTPDVPNPEKFSDPLAAVARLEELYEQATKFLCDRFANALKNGAPTERFRAFYPEIRIRTSSYAQVDSRLSFGHVSEPGTHATTVTRPDLFRSYLTQQIALLIKNHDQPVTIGASETPIPVHFAVANNPDLVVPHQGAAGFTLRDAFDVPDLNTTNDDIVNGVHELENEAGPLALFTAQRVDYSLARLSHYTATDPGHFQNHVLFTNYQFYVSEFESYARAQLADPDSGYTSFVSTGNVEITDAEAVLEQPLKLPQMPTYHLKRADGSGITLVNIGVGPSNAKTATDHIAVLRPHAWLMVGHCAGLRNTQALGDFVLAHAYLREDKVLDDDLPVWVPIPPLAEVQVALEQAVAEVTELEGYELKRIMRTGTVASVDNRNWELRDQSGPVQRLSQSRAIALDMESATIAANGYRFRVPYGTLLCVSDKPLHGELKLPGMASAFYTTQVSRHLAIGIRAMEHLRGMPLERLHSRKLRSFDETAFL; from the coding sequence ATGACTACTATCCGAACACCTGACGTTCCCAACCCCGAGAAATTTAGCGATCCGCTTGCAGCTGTCGCACGTTTAGAAGAGCTCTATGAACAGGCGACAAAATTCCTGTGCGATAGGTTTGCAAATGCACTTAAGAACGGCGCTCCTACCGAGAGGTTTCGGGCGTTCTACCCCGAAATCCGGATCAGGACCTCGTCTTACGCGCAGGTCGACAGTCGGCTGAGCTTCGGTCACGTGTCCGAACCAGGTACTCATGCCACGACAGTGACGCGCCCCGATCTGTTCCGGTCATACCTTACCCAGCAAATCGCACTATTGATCAAGAACCACGATCAGCCGGTCACAATCGGAGCCTCGGAAACGCCGATCCCGGTCCATTTCGCTGTCGCCAATAACCCGGATCTGGTTGTCCCGCATCAGGGTGCAGCTGGTTTCACTCTGCGCGATGCGTTTGATGTACCGGACCTGAATACAACAAACGACGATATCGTGAATGGCGTGCACGAGCTGGAAAACGAAGCCGGGCCCCTTGCGCTGTTCACGGCCCAGCGGGTGGACTATTCGTTGGCAAGGCTTTCGCATTACACCGCGACTGACCCCGGTCATTTCCAAAACCACGTGCTGTTCACCAACTATCAGTTCTATGTCTCGGAATTTGAGAGCTACGCACGGGCTCAACTGGCCGATCCCGACAGCGGCTATACCAGCTTTGTCTCGACCGGGAATGTTGAGATCACGGACGCCGAAGCCGTACTGGAACAGCCCCTTAAACTGCCGCAAATGCCAACCTACCACCTGAAACGCGCGGATGGGTCTGGGATTACGCTGGTCAATATCGGCGTCGGGCCATCGAATGCCAAAACGGCCACCGACCACATTGCGGTTCTGCGCCCGCACGCCTGGTTGATGGTCGGCCACTGCGCCGGTCTGCGCAACACGCAGGCGCTTGGGGATTTCGTACTGGCACATGCCTACCTGCGCGAGGACAAAGTGCTGGACGACGATCTGCCCGTCTGGGTGCCGATCCCACCGCTGGCCGAAGTCCAGGTCGCGCTGGAACAGGCTGTGGCCGAGGTAACCGAGTTGGAAGGCTACGAGCTGAAACGTATCATGCGAACAGGTACAGTCGCCTCAGTCGATAACCGCAATTGGGAGCTTCGCGATCAGTCCGGCCCGGTGCAACGGCTCAGCCAGTCCCGTGCGATTGCGCTGGATATGGAAAGTGCAACAATCGCAGCCAACGGTTATCGGTTCCGGGTTCCTTACGGCACCTTGCTGTGCGTCTCGGATAAGCCCCTGCATGGTGAATTAAAGCTTCCCGGCATGGCTTCGGCGTTCTATACCACTCAGGTCAGTCGTCATTTGGCGATCGGAATCCGGGCGATGGAGCACTTGCGCGGCATGCCGCTGGAACGGTTACACAGCCGGAAATTGCGTTCGTTTGACGAAACGGCCTTTCTCTGA
- a CDS encoding HU family DNA-binding protein, whose protein sequence is MAKPMTKTQLVAALAEEMGTDKKSANAALEAMTGLITREVSAGGAVTLPGVGKIYCRERPERMVRNPATGEQFKKEADKVVKMTIAKALKDSVNG, encoded by the coding sequence ATGGCAAAGCCTATGACAAAGACTCAGCTGGTGGCTGCTCTCGCTGAGGAAATGGGAACTGACAAGAAATCTGCAAATGCCGCGCTGGAGGCCATGACCGGCCTGATCACTCGCGAAGTTTCGGCCGGTGGTGCCGTCACCCTGCCCGGCGTTGGCAAAATCTACTGCCGCGAGCGCCCCGAGCGCATGGTGCGCAACCCCGCCACCGGCGAGCAGTTCAAGAAAGAAGCCGACAAAGTGGTCAAAATGACCATCGCGAAAGCTCTGAAAGACAGCGTCAACGGCTAA
- a CDS encoding DMT family transporter, whose product MDLRAIAMGLVFALIWSSAFSSARIIVADASPLFSLALRFLISGLIGVAIARAMGQSWRLTRNQWRATILFGICQNALYLGLNFYAMQTVEASVAAIIASTMPLLVALAGWLLLGERIRPLGIVGLLAGFVGVALIMGSRINAGVDLFGVLLCGIGALALTFATLAVRGATSGGNFMMVVGLQMLIGSAVLFLAAPVFESIHIHATLPFVLAFTYTTLFPGLLATFIWFLLLDRIGPIRAATFHFLNPVFGVTIAAILLGEKLGPLDAVGVLITTLGILAVQLSREPGQRSNAST is encoded by the coding sequence ATGGACCTGCGCGCCATCGCCATGGGGCTTGTTTTCGCCCTCATCTGGTCTTCGGCCTTCAGCTCGGCGCGGATCATCGTTGCCGATGCCTCGCCTTTGTTCTCGTTGGCGCTGCGATTTCTGATTTCGGGGCTAATTGGCGTGGCGATCGCACGCGCCATGGGGCAAAGCTGGCGCCTGACTCGCAACCAATGGCGCGCCACTATTCTGTTCGGAATCTGCCAAAATGCTCTTTATTTGGGTCTAAACTTCTATGCGATGCAGACAGTCGAGGCTTCGGTCGCGGCGATCATCGCCTCGACTATGCCCCTGCTGGTAGCCCTAGCCGGCTGGCTGCTATTGGGTGAGCGGATACGCCCGCTGGGCATCGTCGGCTTGCTGGCAGGTTTTGTCGGTGTCGCGCTGATCATGGGTAGCCGGATTAACGCTGGTGTCGATCTGTTCGGGGTTCTGCTCTGCGGAATCGGAGCGCTTGCGCTGACCTTTGCCACCTTGGCTGTTCGGGGGGCGACTTCGGGCGGTAACTTCATGATGGTGGTTGGGCTGCAGATGCTTATCGGATCGGCGGTGCTGTTTCTCGCCGCCCCGGTGTTCGAGTCTATTCATATCCACGCCACACTGCCTTTTGTGCTGGCTTTTACCTACACCACGTTATTCCCGGGCCTTCTGGCAACTTTCATCTGGTTCCTGCTACTGGATCGCATCGGCCCGATCCGTGCAGCAACGTTCCATTTCCTCAACCCGGTATTCGGCGTGACCATCGCCGCCATTTTACTGGGTGAGAAGCTGGGCCCATTGGATGCGGTGGGGGTTCTGATCACAACACTGGGTATTCTTGCCGTACAGCTGTCGCGCGAGCCCGGTCAGCGCAGCAACGCCTCGACCTGA
- a CDS encoding glutathione peroxidase produces MFRMALLTALILLGKALQAAPLTGEFSSIDGATLSLEDWRGQPVLVVNTASLCGFTGQYAALQELHETYEERGLVVLAVPSNSFKQELASSKEVKNFCELNYDLTLPMTDITPVKGSDAHPFYQAVAAQTGFVPKWNFNKVLIGPEGEVVATYGSSTKPNAPNLIDQVEALLR; encoded by the coding sequence ATGTTCCGTATGGCTCTGTTGACTGCTCTGATCTTGTTGGGCAAAGCCCTTCAGGCGGCACCACTGACGGGCGAATTTTCATCAATCGATGGCGCGACATTATCACTGGAAGACTGGCGCGGACAGCCCGTGCTTGTGGTCAACACGGCGTCGCTTTGCGGCTTTACCGGACAATACGCAGCGTTGCAGGAGCTGCACGAAACATATGAAGAACGCGGGCTGGTGGTACTGGCGGTCCCGTCGAATTCGTTCAAACAAGAGCTGGCGTCGTCGAAAGAGGTCAAGAATTTTTGCGAACTAAATTATGACCTTACGCTTCCGATGACGGATATCACTCCAGTGAAAGGTTCGGATGCCCATCCGTTTTACCAAGCTGTTGCTGCGCAGACTGGCTTTGTCCCGAAATGGAACTTTAACAAAGTGCTTATTGGCCCCGAGGGTGAGGTCGTTGCCACCTATGGGTCAAGCACCAAGCCAAATGCGCCTAATTTGATAGATCAGGTCGAGGCGTTGCTGCGCTGA
- the msrB gene encoding peptide-methionine (R)-S-oxide reductase MsrB gives MSRYTKDPEVIAALSPEEFHVTQRSGTERPGTGKLLNNKEPGIYVDIVSGEPLFASTHKYESGCGWPSFTKPIIHEHVEEFRDTTHGMIRTEVRSKHGDSHLGHVFPDGPREHGGLRYCINSASLRFIHRDEMEAEGYGEFLIHVEDI, from the coding sequence ATGTCCCGTTATACCAAAGACCCCGAGGTCATTGCGGCCCTCTCACCTGAAGAATTTCACGTCACCCAGCGCAGCGGCACCGAACGCCCGGGCACTGGCAAGCTGTTGAACAACAAGGAACCGGGCATCTACGTGGATATCGTCTCGGGCGAGCCGTTGTTCGCCTCGACCCACAAATATGAATCCGGCTGCGGCTGGCCCAGTTTCACCAAGCCAATCATACATGAACATGTCGAAGAGTTTCGCGACACCACTCATGGCATGATCCGGACCGAGGTCCGCTCGAAACACGGCGACAGCCACCTGGGCCACGTGTTTCCCGATGGCCCCCGCGAACATGGCGGGCTACGCTATTGCATCAATTCCGCCTCGCTGCGGTTCATTCATCGCGACGAGATGGAGGCCGAAGGGTATGGCGAATTTCTGATCCATGTGGAGGATATCTGA
- the msrA gene encoding peptide-methionine (S)-S-oxide reductase MsrA, with product MTDERAVLAGGCFWGMQDLIRKLPGVSRTRVGYTGGDVPNATYRNHGTHAEGIEIWFDPTQITYRDLLEFFFQIHDPTTLNRQGNDRGMSYRSAIYYVDDAQKQVAEDTIADVNASGIWPGNVVTEVEPVGDFWEAEPEHQDYLERIPNGYTCHFPRPDWVLPKRSSAAE from the coding sequence ATGACCGATGAACGCGCCGTTCTGGCCGGAGGCTGCTTTTGGGGCATGCAGGACCTGATCCGCAAATTGCCCGGCGTCTCGCGCACCCGCGTCGGGTACACCGGTGGCGATGTGCCAAACGCAACTTATCGCAACCACGGCACCCATGCTGAAGGGATCGAAATCTGGTTCGACCCGACCCAGATCACCTATCGCGATCTGCTAGAGTTCTTTTTCCAGATCCACGACCCGACCACCCTGAATCGTCAGGGCAATGACCGCGGAATGAGTTATCGCTCGGCGATCTACTATGTGGACGATGCCCAGAAACAGGTGGCCGAAGATACAATTGCCGATGTCAACGCCAGTGGCATTTGGCCCGGCAATGTGGTGACCGAAGTCGAACCCGTCGGCGATTTCTGGGAAGCCGAGCCCGAGCATCAAGATTACCTAGAGCGCATCCCCAACGGATACACCTGCCATTTCCCGCGCCCGGACTGGGTGCTGCCAAAACGCTCCAGTGCGGCAGAATGA
- a CDS encoding hydantoinase/oxoprolinase family protein yields the protein MALALGVDTGGTYTDAVLIRDEREVIASAKSLTTRADLAIGVGRAVSAVLETADVSPDQIGMASLSTTLATNALVEGQGGRVALIYVGFRESDLEKHGLREALKGDPALVLAGGHNHAGGQVAELDVAGLEAFLDSHSGISGYAVAAQFATRNPAHELEVARVISERTGVPVTCSHHLSAKLNGPKRAVTAVLNARLIGMIDRLIGRAQDQLRAQGITAPMMVVRGDGALMSAEQARERPIETILSGPAASIVGARWLTEAENALVSDIGGTTTDVALIRDGKPAIDPAGAQVGGFRTMVEAVAMRTHGLGGDSQVHVATEGLGGGVFLGPRRVLPVSLIAAEAPDVVHAALDEQLRATTVGEHDTRFARRVPGIPTDGVGPRESVLLDRLEDRVVPLSSLLQTRMEHGALGRLVDRGIVQVSGVTPSDASHALGRLADWDCSAALKALELMARKRVGSGDRLAVSPEALAQLIVDQLTEQTSLTLLETAFAEESHGFDQPARDLARHVLTQRGLAKHRGLLALDTALNVDVVGLGASAPSYYPAVGERLHCKMVLPEHAGVANAIGAVVGRLTLRRAGSVTSPAEGRYRVHLEEGPQDFSDSNSALQLLEEVLRNEAEGAVRQAGAEDIRVTVDRDIRTAKIEAQEVFVEALITVEASGRPRVAVG from the coding sequence ATGGCGTTGGCTTTGGGGGTGGATACGGGCGGAACCTATACGGATGCGGTGCTGATCCGGGATGAGCGCGAGGTGATCGCGTCGGCCAAATCGCTGACCACACGAGCGGATCTGGCGATTGGTGTGGGCCGCGCGGTTTCTGCCGTGCTGGAGACGGCTGATGTGTCTCCGGATCAGATTGGGATGGCATCGTTGTCGACAACGCTGGCCACCAATGCGTTGGTCGAAGGCCAGGGCGGGCGCGTGGCGTTGATCTATGTCGGGTTTCGGGAAAGCGACCTTGAGAAACACGGTCTAAGAGAGGCGTTGAAGGGCGATCCGGCTTTGGTTCTGGCCGGGGGGCACAACCATGCCGGGGGTCAGGTCGCCGAATTGGATGTTGCAGGGCTTGAGGCCTTTTTAGACTCACATTCAGGCATTTCCGGCTATGCGGTTGCAGCACAGTTCGCGACCAGAAATCCGGCACATGAACTGGAAGTGGCGCGCGTGATTTCCGAGCGTACGGGAGTGCCGGTCACGTGCTCTCATCATCTGTCGGCCAAGCTGAATGGGCCAAAGCGTGCAGTGACCGCCGTGCTGAATGCACGATTGATCGGGATGATCGACCGCTTGATCGGGCGCGCGCAGGATCAGTTGCGCGCGCAGGGCATCACCGCCCCAATGATGGTTGTGCGCGGGGATGGCGCTTTGATGAGCGCCGAGCAGGCGCGGGAGCGTCCGATTGAAACGATCCTAAGTGGCCCTGCGGCCTCTATCGTTGGCGCGCGCTGGTTGACCGAAGCTGAGAACGCGCTGGTGTCCGATATCGGCGGGACTACGACCGACGTCGCGCTGATCAGAGATGGCAAACCCGCCATCGACCCTGCAGGCGCGCAGGTTGGCGGTTTCCGGACCATGGTCGAAGCGGTTGCGATGCGGACTCATGGTTTGGGCGGTGACAGTCAGGTGCATGTGGCGACCGAAGGCCTAGGCGGTGGTGTCTTCCTTGGGCCGCGTCGGGTGCTGCCGGTGTCGCTGATCGCAGCTGAGGCCCCGGATGTGGTACATGCGGCATTGGATGAGCAATTGCGGGCGACGACTGTAGGTGAACATGACACGAGGTTTGCCCGTCGTGTGCCGGGTATCCCCACCGATGGGGTCGGGCCGCGTGAATCAGTGTTACTGGACCGGTTGGAGGATCGTGTTGTGCCGCTCAGCAGTCTGTTGCAAACCCGGATGGAGCATGGGGCACTGGGTCGTTTGGTGGATCGCGGGATCGTACAGGTCTCGGGTGTCACCCCTTCGGATGCCAGCCATGCTCTGGGGCGGCTTGCGGATTGGGACTGCTCGGCAGCGCTCAAGGCGCTGGAACTGATGGCGCGTAAGCGGGTTGGATCAGGGGACAGGCTGGCAGTATCGCCTGAAGCGCTGGCTCAGCTCATTGTCGATCAGTTGACGGAACAAACCTCATTGACCTTATTAGAGACTGCTTTTGCCGAGGAAAGCCATGGGTTTGACCAGCCTGCAAGAGATCTGGCCCGGCATGTTCTGACGCAGCGCGGGTTGGCGAAACACCGTGGGTTGTTGGCATTGGATACCGCGCTGAATGTGGATGTAGTGGGCCTTGGGGCTTCGGCCCCCAGCTATTACCCGGCAGTCGGAGAGCGGTTGCATTGCAAGATGGTCCTGCCAGAGCATGCCGGTGTTGCAAATGCCATCGGTGCGGTTGTCGGGCGGCTGACCCTTCGGCGGGCCGGTTCAGTTACGTCCCCGGCCGAAGGCCGCTATCGGGTACATCTGGAAGAGGGGCCGCAGGATTTCTCGGACTCGAATTCCGCTCTGCAGCTGCTTGAAGAGGTGCTGCGCAACGAGGCTGAGGGCGCGGTGCGCCAAGCAGGTGCCGAGGATATACGCGTGACAGTCGACCGCGATATCCGCACCGCCAAGATTGAAGCGCAAGAGGTATTCGTCGAAGCGTTGATCACGGTCGAGGCCAGTGGACGACCTCGGGTGGCGGTCGGATAG